The DNA region TAACCATTGAGAATAAGCTTTGAATTCCAAATAGAAATAGCCATTCTCTTCATTTTGATAAAACTAAAATATGAGAGTTCATGAGACTAGCATAGATCAacttttatattgaattaaaTTAAATCAATAATCAATAAAAGTTGATTGTTCAGTAGTTTCAAAAAAGTGCTTCGAATCATTGTTTGAGGTGAATTTTCAactaaattatttaaaaaaaatatttatattggtATATAATATAATCATCTTTTGTTTGGATATTATGAGTAACATCTTAATTATAGCCAAGACATAACAAGAGTTCAATTGGTACAATAGTCGTCAAATATCAATAGTGTCTGGCATTTTTGGTTGAAACATTATAGGTACTGTTCCTTTGAATGAGCTGCTGATCACTTAAGGATCTCTGTTATTGTTCTTGatcaaaaatattggaaaaaataatatacataaatataaaattttgataatATAGTAGAATCTAAATGAGGAGAAAACTTTCAAGTGAGAGTTTCAGAAAGAAGTTTCAAATATGATTGGTTGACCATTCTCGTCAAATTGCTTGGGTTTAAGAATAAACTGTTTTTCATTAGTTTCTGATGAGTCCATTTCAACATCATCTTCAGGTTCATCTCCATTAAGACACTGAAGTAATGATCCTGTAATTTTACTATCCGACAAGTTTTCTAAATCATCAGAAGTGAAATCATCAGTTCTACTTGAGAAACTTAAGTCCTTTGGTGAACCTGAACAAGTTAAAATATCACGAGAGCTTAAATATTCACGGAAGGTTGACGTTAAAGACGTGCTCGATTTTTGTTGGTCATCATTGTTACAGGTTTCATGATTTGAACTTTCATCATCTATTGTATGTACGGAATCTATTTTAGAAAGATGATTAATGTGGTTTCCAGATACCAAAAGAACAGGTTTTCGACTTCTAGGTGTCATCATTGTTTCCTGCATAGCCCGAGTCATGCTTTGAGTGGATCTTGTAATAGGAGACATTGATTTTCTATCAGATCCCTCTGGAGTGAAACATGAATAAAGTGGAAAACATGCAGGTGTACTAGTTAAATATGAATTGTTAAGATGATCATCGTCTTCATTAGTTAAATCAGGCTCAGACAAACTTTTATGTATATGTTCATTATCAAGCAAAGGTTGGAACATATCTGATGTGTTAGtcataaatttttgtttttcctctTTCCCTTTATCAGGGCTTGAATCACAGTTTGTACAAAAGAGCCTTGCTCTTGATAAAATACCTTGTGCTGGAGAATTCAAAACTTCTTCACTTGAAGATCTCATTTGCGATAAGCTCTGCTTCTTTATGGTACGCATAAGCTTCTTATTCAGTATGTGTTTCTTTATCGAGTCCCCTATGCTCTTGCTCTTCGGTGCACTACTTCTTAAAACTTGTAAAGGAGTTCCATGTCCATTCTCCTTATTGAATTGtttcactagttttcttttCTTGGAAGATTCAGGTAAACTTTGAATGTGAGCATATAGTTGGGCTATTGCTGTTTCAGTAGAATTTGATTCATTTTCTTTTGCAGTCAGTTCTCGATCTATGAAAGTAAACACAGTGTTTGCAGCGTGTTGATCTGTTACCGATTCATTCATACACATTTTAGGTTGCAATATTCTTTTTTCAAAACGCACCCTAAAATCAACTATTAGCTTTTgtggtattttgaaaatttcattacagTGTGTAATCATGAATGCAATTATTCCAGATAAATTTTGCGAATTAGCATGCAACTGCTCAGCTGACAATTTTCTAGGGCATAATAAATGTGGTGTGAATAAAGTTGCCAAATTATCTGGAGACATTTTGTTAGCATATTCATATGATGCTGTTAAATGCAGAAGATCGAGAATATCCTTCAGCAGGACTCTATTTTCAGATGGAAGAAGGAGGAGAATCAACTGTAAAGCTTCTagcaacttttcttcttgaGTTGGTTTCTCAATAATTCCACATAATTCTGCTATCTGACAATAAGCCGGGAAGTGGCACTCTGTTAATAAAGGTTCAGGAAGTTCAGATAAAAAAACCTTGAGTACTGAAGCACAGTCATGGACACTAAAATTCCCACATTCCAAATCAATAGTAACACCTTGGCACAATAAAGTTTTTAGTTCATTCTGACGATTTAAGGAACCTGTTCTTCTGAAAATAccttcaattttcaaattttgttcCTTTTTTAAATATTCAATTAACTGATAAACTTGAGATATGCCTTCTTGAGTAAGAGGAAACCCTTCTAATGTATCTGTTGATTTAGATTTCTTCATAAAAGAAACTAGTTTCCACTTCTTGTTTTTAGATTTTTCATTCAGATACTCGTTTTCCTCAGTATTTAAATCCAACACAAAAGAAAGATGCATTCGAACTAAAATGTTGTATTGTTCAGAAAACTCTTGGCGAAATTTTTCAGCCAAATCTTCATCTGCGAGTTTCAGGATATTCATATTTTTGTCACGATGTTCTATTGTGAGACGGTTTTCAATTctgattcaaaaatattttctgtaggcttcattccattcgagattGTTTTCGTCACATTTTACGATGTACGATGATAACTTTATTACTTTCATTTCATCTCAATGATATTTGTTTTTAATTGATAATTaggttgaagaataaattttgaaaactaaCTCAAATCAACggacatttttttttaacagacaCCATAGAAAAACGAAAAACCATAAAACTTGTTCTTTTAAAGACCATACCTTTTCTTGTCTTTTTGAATTCTCGCGATTGACTAATGATTATAGAAGGAATAATTTgagaaaaattttcagttaatgCAAATCTATTTCATATCATGCACTTATGTTCAATCTGTAAAAAAACCTTGATCAAGGTCATCCAATATTGCTGTGACAGTTCGACTTAACCTAAAATAGTAGGTTGTCTCTGCTTGAAATGTATCAAAAAAACTAAAG from Coccinella septempunctata chromosome 1, icCocSept1.1, whole genome shotgun sequence includes:
- the LOC123306985 gene encoding rho GTPase-activating protein 19 isoform X1: MNILKLADEDLAEKFRQEFSEQYNILVRMHLSFVLDLNTEENEYLNEKSKNKKWKLVSFMKKSKSTDTLEGFPLTQEGISQVYQLIEYLKKEQNLKIEGIFRRTGSLNRQNELKTLLCQGVTIDLECGNFSVHDCASVLKVFLSELPEPLLTECHFPAYCQIAELCGIIEKPTQEEKLLEALQLILLLLPSENRVLLKDILDLLHLTASYEYANKMSPDNLATLFTPHLLCPRKLSAEQLHANSQNLSGIIAFMITHCNEIFKIPQKLIVDFRVRFEKRILQPKMCMNESVTDQHAANTVFTFIDRELTAKENESNSTETAIAQLYAHIQSLPESSKKRKLVKQFNKENGHGTPLQVLRSSAPKSKSIGDSIKKHILNKKLMRTIKKQSLSQMRSSSEEVLNSPAQGILSRARLFCTNCDSSPDKGKEEKQKFMTNTSDMFQPLLDNEHIHKSLSEPDLTNEDDDHLNNSYLTSTPACFPLYSCFTPEGSDRKSMSPITRSTQSMTRAMQETMMTPRSRKPVLLVSGNHINHLSKIDSVHTIDDESSNHETCNNDDQQKSSTSLTSTFREYLSSRDILTCSGSPKDLSFSSRTDDFTSDDLENLSDSKITGSLLQCLNGDEPEDDVEMDSSETNEKQFILKPKQFDENGQPIIFETSF
- the LOC123306985 gene encoding rho GTPase-activating protein 19 isoform X2, with product MNILKLADEDLAEKFRQEFSEQYNILVRMHLSFVLDLNTEENEYLNEKSKNKKWKLVSFMKKSKSTDTLEGFPLTQEGISQVYQLIEYLKKEQNLKIEGIFRRTGSLNRQNELKTLLCQGVTIDLECGNFSVHDCASVLKVFLSELPEPLLTECHFPAYCQIAELCGIIEKPTQEEKLLEALQLILLLLPSENRVLLKDILDLLHLTASYEYANKMSPDNLATLFTPHLLCPRKLSAEQLHANSQNLSGIIAFMITHCNEIFKIPQKLIVDFRVRFEKRILQPKMCMNESVTDQHAANTVFTFIDRELTAKENESNSTETAIAQLYAHIQSLPESSKKRKLVKQFNKENGHGTPLQVLRSSAPKSKSIGDSIKKHILNKKLMRTIKKQSLSQMRSSSEEVLNSPAQAYHRSSSLDPLCDDY